The genomic stretch caggtccttgctgaggcaggagttgattccagccatggccaacctctcaaagcatttcatcaccatgctACTGGAGTAGTCATTAAAGTAGCTCACACCGCTCTTCCTGGACATTGGTATAATTGTTACCCTTTTGAATATGGTCAGTATAGAAAATACTAGCAAATAGATCAACCTAGAGTGATCACATTTGTTTTCATTCCAAGAGAATGTGGCACTGGAGAGTTTTCCAGTGTTTGTTTAAAATGTCTTGCAATGTGTAACCAAAGAGAGTGGCCTAAAGTTGACAGATGAATGGACTAGTAAAAAAAATAATCATACAACATAAGTCATATGCATTTACAACTCTTTAAAAAGTATTTTCAATGAATTTCACTGACATACACTTTAACTAAAATTCTTGCaaattttataagaccataagacattgcagcagaattaggctaattGGCCCATCAAGGTTATtctcccattcaatcatggctgatttatttttcctctcaacgcCATTTGCCTGCCTTTGCTCCATAGCCTTCAACACTTCAAGAGatgatcaacctctgctttaaatataccaaaatggtttggcctccaaagctggctgggaaaatgaattccacagatccaccacactctggctaaagaaatttctcatctttgTCAAAGGGATGTtcttttattctgaagctgtgtcctcgcgtcctagattctcccactatttgaaacattctttccccgttcactctgtctaggcctttcaagatttggtagtttcaatgaaatcctcctcattcttctaaactacagttGAGTACAGGCCAtgtgccatcaaatgctccataTACACTAATTTTTTCCATTGCTGGGATCATTCTCTttagcctcctctggactctgccATATGCCAgcatattctttcttagatatgggacttaaacctgttcacaataATCTAAATATGGTCTGATCAATatcttctaaagcctcagcattacatccttgcttttatattctgattCTCTCAaaatgcatttgctttctttactaacaaattaaccttcagggaattctgcacaagaactcccaagttcctttccaTTTgaaatttctgaattcactcaacttttagaaaatagtctatgcctttattttttctaacaaaatgcatgatcatacacttccctacactatattcaatTGGCCATCAGCACAATAGTTCATATTTAACTTCAAGTATTTAAACTTTGATTTGAAAGTAACCATCGAATCTGATTCCAGAAGACAAATGTACAAAAAAAATCCCCAAATTCCTCCAAAGACACCAATAACCAGTTAGAAAATCCAACAAGAAACTTACTGATATTTTCTATTTTCCCGTCATTGTTGCTAGTGTCACAACATAACCATAAGACAATTGTATTCATGTTTTGCACTTCTATATTATCATTTCAAAATATTCCTGATTGTGCCTTCTTTCATCTTTAACGTTTTTAAAACGCATCCAATGCAAACTCTGGTAACTGTACTTAATCTTCTGCCCGGATTCTTTCTAATGCTCAAATTTTCCCATTTCTCTTAATCACATATTACTTTGAATCCTTCTCACTTGGAGCTGGTTTATTCCACTTTCATTTTCACAATCTCTTTAAGAGCTTAGCTCTTATAATCTAAATAGCATTTATACCAGTTACTTTTAAGGAGATATTTTTCTTCCAGTGTTCATAACAACTCATTGCTAGCCTTTCCTTCCTTACCAGGCCTAGCCTATGGCTGCTAAAAAGACTATCTGAATTAGAAGAGTATCCCTCTCATTTTCACTCAATGCGTAGTCATTTACTGAAATGCATTTAGATTGGGAGGCTTTGATTGATTACGTCTTCCCTTTGTCAAATCATAGATTATCAAGTGCATTTGGATCTGTATTGTCTCCCAGGCTTTAAGATTAGATCATTTAATTTGAGCTAAGTGTCACCCAAGTCAATGGAGCTCAACTCCAGACAGAGTGATGGGTTTGCAacccaaacaaaaacagaaataggaGTCAACTACCTAGCTTCCTCAAGTTGCCCAATATTCAATAGTCACAACTAATGActtcaactccattttcctgtgCAAACCCTATATTCCTTGATTCTCCAGGAATCCAAAATTCTGTAACCTTCAACCTAGCCTGATATACTATCTGTACACACCCAACGTACAAAATGTTCACTATTCTGGATGAAAGCATGTTTCGAATATTCAACCCTGTTGCTCTTAGACTAAGCTCCCCAGTTCAGACTCCCCACCAGAGTAAACTGCCCCTCAGTATCATGCCCGATCAGAACATTGTGGGGTACAATTACCTCTCTTTCTTCAAACCTCTGAACAACATAGCCTATTTTATTCTGACTTCATTCACCGGGCAACTCCCTCTATCATATACTAATCCAATTAATGAACTTCTGCGGCACCATTTCTAAAACATGTATGGAGTCTAAAATAGTACATGGTACTTTGGATGTATATAACTGCAGTAAGACTTCTCTACTCCCGTAATTTTACTGTTGGCTTGTGTAATGCTTCATCAAAATGATGCTGCAGACATACcatggatggggaggagagagtgagagagaggtgggAAAAGAAACAAAGCAATGATTGATGATTCATATATTTTAACATAGCAAGATTTTGTTTTCAATAAAAATCAAATAATCTTTTTGCATGATTGTAAACAATATATTTTACAATATAATGCACAAAACCATTTCTCACATGCACTCTTATTTACATATCAACAAACACCATAAAACACCAGCCCAGTCCTCCAACTAGCAGCATTGTCACATGGATCCCATAGATAAAGAGTTCATTCATTGTGTTAAAGTCAACACGCCTACGCCCCAGCAACAGAAGCACTATGGAAAGCTTGTATTGAAAGCGCAGGGACACACGTATGAAGAAGTACTGGATACAGAAGAGGATGGACAGTGCCACCCAGAGTATGGACGTAAAGAGGCTGCAGCTGAAGTACAACAGGAAGCGGATGAAACAAAACAGCCACCGTGATTTCAAGTAAAGGTCGAAGCTACTGTATTTGGTCCGGACGAGGTGCGTTGTCCGAACTGGGCCACATGCCGAATGTAGACATGTAGAATGGGGGCCATGGAAGGAACGCACCCGACGGGGGATTGGGAATATCGGCATCAAGGCAGCTTGCTGCAATGTTCTCTCAGTGACAGGAGTCCGAGAAAATGTGGCTTCGCAAACAACAAACAAATCATCGTCTGTTAATGGTCAACAGCTCCCCACTGTTTCCTGTTCAAAGGTCTGCAAAAGAAGgggtaaaaaaattaaaatgcatCAAACCAAGTAACAACTTAATTTCCATTACTCTCCTGATCTTTCTGGTTTATGCTGGGACataaggaggggaaaaaaaaatttCAGCAAGGGAAATTTCTGTTCACAATTGCAATATCCTCAAATCAAGAGGAGATTGTTTCTGTACACCACTGATCCACCATAACCCATCTTTCCTCCTGCCGGTCTTATGAAAATGCATCACATCAGGAGTGAGTCCCTAATATCATAAAAGGAAAGAAAATCAGCAAAAAAGCTTACTTTACTTCACAAATGAAACTGATAACTATAAATAAATTAGAGCTATAATATCTCTGTGCATAGTTCATTTGTTCCTCAATCGTTGGTGCAATAATGTGAAATTTAGTACTTCTGTTGACATTATCGTAAACCAATGCTTACTTTGGTTTATGGTTTGAATGGAGAACTAGACTGGATTGCATCAAAGAAGGTTGAGATAGAAGATTTGACAGAAGTATACAGGATAGAACAAAATGCTTCAGTGCAAGTACCTGGGGCACAGACTTAACATTTTGAACAAAGGATACaaaaagtgatttttttaaaaattacataaaAAGCAGTTATGATCTGAAAGCCATTACCCAAAAGgctaatggaaagagaaacaaatctTCCAAAAGGGAACTTGACAGATTAATTTGCAGGGCTTTGGGAAAGTGTGGAAGAATGGCTCTGTAAGGATCAGTCTGCTAGGAACAAATGAAAGACTCAACAGgctgaaacacacatacaaattGCCGGATGCACTCAGTAccgtcaggcaacatctattgaaatgaataaatagtcaatgtttcaggctgagagaaaggttttggcccaaaacgctgagtgtttattcatatccatagatgctgcctgacttacagagttcctcaagcattgtgtgtatgttgctctggatcacCAGTATCAGTTGAACTTCTTGTTTACGATCAAGAATAACCTCCTTTTGGTTACTACAATTTGGATTGCATCATTCAGATTTTATTTTATGGTTTACTCACACATTGCTAAGTTGTTTTTATTAAAACGTGAACAATTTGGTTTGTTAATTGTGATGAAGGTGGCAGAAAAGGGGAATGTACTCATCCCCGAAGTTACAGTCTGGATTAATTTCAATTTTAAGGTTAAACTCAAACATCACACATTAAGTCTAAAATGGGTAGGAAGGAGATGAGGGGAAGAAGCATGATGCAGTCTGTTTTGTCTGCAGATGCCAGTGAGAGCATCAGTAGTACTTTAATAATATTTTGACCCATTTCTTTCTTACCTACCACAAATTATTGCATGATATCACATAACTTTGATTTTACATATTTTAAAACATTAAGTTTAATTATCTGAATTTGATCCTCAGTTATGCTCACTTTCTAACTCGTGTACTTAGCCATTCACGTTGATTCTCTCCTAATAACAGTTAAAATTAGAGGCTCACCAGTGCTAAGAACCACATAGTAGATTTTACAGGAAATGCAAAAAACATTCCTTAAAATTACAAAATATTACCAGAACACTGATTAAAACTGCATTTGGAAAGACCGTTAAGTGACAGTAGTTACAATTCCAAACACCTTTCCTTTAATGCCCATTGTTTTCAGTTTTAATGACCCTCCCTGATGCCACCATACCCTTGATGCTACCTCATGCAGTCAAATCATGCTTTGCCGACAGGGCAGGCAGATTCATCTCAATTGACCTCTGAAGCTCAATTCTTTGGTCCAAACTATGACCAGTTTGTGATGAGTTTGGAGCTAAGAAGTCCCAGTAGTGAGAGGTGGGCTACACTTCTCATCACTTTGATGATGTTTCCACATTTATTGAATACATGCCAGTGTTATCATATTAGAACAAGGCAGTTAATGATATGACTGGAGCATACATACAGAGGCCACCTTATTAGTTAAcagagtgtacctaataaagtggtcaaagGAATGGAACACTGTGtggacttctgctgctgcaggccatccatttcaaagttcaatgtgttgtgcatttggagatgctcttctgcacaccactgttgtaacctaTGGCTTTCTGAGTTACTGTtggcttcctgtcagcttgaaccactctggccattctcttctgaccttgctcattaacaaggtgcttttgcctacagaactaccactcattgattttttttgttttgtttttcgcaccattctctgtaaactctagagatcattgtatgtgaaaatcacaggagatcagcagtttctgagatacagcaGTGTCTGGCACCAattatcattccatggtcaaagtcacttagatcacattttttcaccattctgatatttggtctaaacaacaactgaaccttttgataaCGTCTGCATGTTTATATGCATAGAattgcagccacatgattggctgattagatatttgcattaacgagcaggtgtacaagtcAACCTATTAAAGTCACCATTGAGTGTCTGACTCTAGTAATGTTGCAAGGAAGTTATCTGTTTCTGTAATTTTTGTTGTACCTTTATTCATATTTAATTACTTAGCAGCTGGAGCAAACTGCATACACCTTTAGGATCTTAATTTCAAGCACGGGTTCAGGTACAGCATCCCAGTTCACCACTAGGTTTATCTCAAGTCATGGCTAATAAAGCAAAGTTGTTAATTCACTACCACCTCTCCTTAAGACTAAAGACAGAATTATATCATTCATCCATCCATCAGAACTGTTCAGCatttccttcatggctgatttattgtccctctcaactttattctcctgccttctccttgtaatctGACTAGTCAATAAattatcaatttctgctttaaatatacccaatgacttggcttccacagctgcctggggcaatgaattccacagattcaccatcctctggttaaagaaattcctcctcatctctgttctaaatcgatgtccctctattctaaagctgtgccctctggtcctggatgcccccactataggaaacaccctttcTATATCCACTCGATTTATGCCTTTCAGTAAGATCCTCTCCCCGCCAACCCATTCCTCTAACTCCAgttagtacaggcccaaagccagcAAATACTCTTTATACAGTACATGATTAACACTTTCCTTTCTGGAATcaatcttgtgaatctcctcttggcctatccaacatcagcacattttttcttaaaggggctcaaaactgctgacaatactccaagtgtggtctaaccaatgcttTATAATGCTTCAGCATTATACCCTTGGTCTTGTATTCTAGTTCACCTCAAtcaaatgccaacattacatttgctttccATACCACCAACTGAATTTGCAAGTTAACCAtgagggaatcttgcacaaggattcccaagtccttttacaactctgatttttttttgaatttaCTTACTGCTCcgaaaataatctatgccttcTTTCCTGTGACCATTGTGCATGAGTACATACTtcatacactatattccatctcctacttttttgcccattttccaatctgtctgagtccttctgtagactcactgcttcctcaacacgactTGCCTCTCCATTTATCATTGGATCGTTCAGCAAAGTTGGCACAAAGCTGTCACCTTCTAACCCTATGTCACTTTTTCCCCCTAAGGatttaactttgttttttttttaccaacagagccaccccacctcctctgtctACCTATCTATCAAATATAGAAGCCACACTCAGGGATATgtctggcacagctttgtgggctgaagggcctgtattgtgctgtatgttttctatgtttctaacaaatAACTTCTCACTAAAGTTATTATTTTATTAAAAGTAAGTAAATATGTGTGAATAAAATGAAAAACcctgactctgcagatgctggaaatccagaaaaacagacacaaaatgctggaggaaatcagcaaaaCAGGAATCATCCTTGGAAAGGAACAAGTAGTCAACACtccaggctgagatccttcatcaggactcgactgttcattttctgttggtgcttcctgacctgctgagtttttccagcattttgtgtgttgagcCAGATTTTTGAAGTGCATTAAACTTCATCCTGCGCTGGAAAATGTGGTAACAAATTGGCAAGCACTACAGAACCACAAGCAGTAATAACAATAAAAAATGCTAAACATtttcagtaggtcgggcagcatctctgaagataaAGCTTACGGAATGATAGCTACTGTGTTCTTCACTAGACTAGATACAGTTGTGTTGTCTAATCTAATTGGGATTCCTCAGTAATGTGCTTAGGTGAGGCCAGGAGCAGAGGGGGAGAAAAATAGATACTTCTAAAAAATACTTCTCCAATCCTTCTCCAGGCCATTTTCTTCAATGAGCATTTTCAATATGCAGAACGTGAAAGTAAAGTTTTCCTTGAAGAAAATTGTAGCCAGATTAATAGTTTCTGAATATTTTAATGTGATAGCAAAAAAGATTTTATTTGCTCAATTCTAGatttatttaaaaattgtttaaaaATGTCAGTTTTTCTCCTCACAGGCTTCTATTCcatctctcactttatctccttgcctgcccatcaccttcctctggtgctcctctcccttcccttttcccccaAAGTTCTTCTACcgtctcctatctgattcccccttctctagacCTTTACCTTTTTCAGCTATCAGCTTCCCACCTCTTTAGTTcaccccctcccggtttcacctatctaccaccttgtacttcttcctctcattcccccaccttcttgctctcatttctcatcttttttccagtcttgataaagggtcacagtctgaaacatcaactgtttactcttttccatagatgctgcctggcctgctgagttcctccagcaatatatgtgttttgctttggatttc from Hemitrygon akajei chromosome 7, sHemAka1.3, whole genome shotgun sequence encodes the following:
- the tmem250 gene encoding transmembrane protein 250, whose product is MPIFPIPRRVRSFHGPHSTCLHSACGPVRTTHLVRTKYSSFDLYLKSRWLFCFIRFLLYFSCSLFTSILWVALSILFCIQYFFIRVSLRFQYKLSIVLLLLGRRRVDFNTMNELFIYGIHVTMLLVGGLGWCFMVFVDM